In Solanum lycopersicum chromosome 5, SLM_r2.1, the following are encoded in one genomic region:
- the LOC101267409 gene encoding protein PELPK2, with the protein MAYKYIPSFFLLLFVTLFLTSSYVIQVEARNLLEVTIPELPKPELPHLPEIPTLPKLEFPEIPKPELPTLPKPEFPEIPKPEFPSFSKVELPTLPKLEIPVIPKLELPTLSKPKMP; encoded by the coding sequence ATGGCTTATAAGTATATTCCatcttttttcttgttattattcGTCACATTGTTTTTAACAAGTAGTTATGTGATTCAAGTTGAAGCGCGCAATCTTCTTGAAGTAACTATCCCTGAGCTTCCTAAGCCAGAATTGCCACATTTACCTGAAATCCCAACTTTGCCTAAACTTGAATTCCCTGAAATTCCAAAACCTGAGTTGCCTACATTACCAAAGCCCGAATTTCCAGAAATTCCAAAGCCGGAGTTTCCATCATTTTCAAAGGTTGAACTTCCAACTTTACCAAAACTCGAGATTCCTGTCATTCCTAAGCTTGAATTGCCAACTTTGTCAAAGCCGAAAATGCCTTAA